A portion of the Lolium rigidum isolate FL_2022 chromosome 1, APGP_CSIRO_Lrig_0.1, whole genome shotgun sequence genome contains these proteins:
- the LOC124687263 gene encoding DNA-directed RNA polymerase II subunit RPB1-like gives MEVMSVLEIDSTDGLSDPKLGATVNHKRQARCATCDAGPADCPGHFGHLVLAKPIFHIGFMRTVLAVLRCVCISCSRLLANQGIVTKALRIRNSKNRLKYMSEACKGHTECLEGDCPETQNKKDVDSTKIKSGCGHVQPIIRVEGMGIKAEYKAPKRNLGCTEQLPEADEQRQSLSPEKVMEILKLISDSDCLLLGLNPRYARPEWMILQVLPIPPPSVRPSVVMSNSMRSEDDLTHQLAMIIRQNKDLRMKIQNGCAAHIINESVQILQFLVATYFNNELSGQPKSTQLSGRPIKSICCRLKSKEGRVRGNLMGKRVDFSARTVITPDPNISIDELGVPWSIALNLTFPETVTPYNIERLKQLVEYGAYPPPCKTGAKFIVRDDGRRFDLRYLRKSSDQHLEVGFKVERHLADGDYVVFNRQPSLHKMSIMGHRVKIMPYSTFRLNLSVTTPYNADFDGDEMNMHVPQSFETRAEVLELMMVPKCIVSPQSNRPVMGIVQDTLLGCFKISRRDTFIEKDVFMNILMWWEDFDGKIPTPAILKPKLMWTGKQVFSLIIPRQINLIRFSAWHSEVEIGFNTPGDTVVRIEKGHLLSGTLCKRTLGTSTGSLVHAIWAEIGPDAASKFLSHTQWLVNYWLLQNGFSIGIGDSIVDMATMEKITDIISKAKNGVKDLIQLSRDRQLGAEPGQTVLEAFENRVNQVLNKARDDAASCAQRSLSDSNNLKAMVAAGSKGSFINIAQMTACVGQQNVVGKRIPFGFTNRTLPHFLKDDYGPESRGFVENSYILGLTPQEFFFHAMGGREGLIDTAVKTSETGYIQRRLVKAMEDVMVKYDGTVRNSLSHVIQFLYGEDGMDAVSIESQKLESLKMKKTEFDSTFQYELHDDNWNPGYLLQQHATDLRDIPEIREVFDSEVQIIQADRYLLASEIAKNGENTWPMPVNLKRIIWNAQKTFKIDVNKPSLDLHPMEIVEAVDKLQARLRVVDGVDPISIEAQKNATLLFNILLRSTLASKRVLKEYGLTRDAFQWVIGEIETRFHQSLVSPGEMVGCVAAQSIGEPTTQMTLNTFHYAGVSAKNVTLGVPRLIEIINVAKSIKTPSLSVYLKPEVNKKKELAKNVQCALEYTSLQSVTRATELWYDPDPTDTVIEEDAELVKSFCEMPDDDIDLETVSPWLLRIELDREMMIDKKLSIINIVDKIKYEFGTDLTCIYSDDNADKLILRVRMVKHEKEVPREGDDFAQDELFLKQIESFMLAKMSLCGIPEISKVFIKSGKITKFNRKEGFITDVEWMLDTEGVNLLQVLCNEDVDASRTTSNHLIEVIEVLGIEAARRTLLHELREVISFDGSYVNYRHLAILCDLMTHKGYLMAITRHGINKNDTGPLMRCSFEETAMILLDAAAYAETDPVGGVSENIMLGQLAPVGTGACELYLNTGMLQQAMDTDLPSYTDGLGDAMKGTYSQLSEETPYLSSPSLLSPYESSPFGDTRFSPYISGLTSSPFRTTNQYRPVPPSYSPITPPYSPFNSTPNSYNPISPVYNHVSQVYNPVSPVYNSASSVHGSMSPVYNSASSVHGSMSPVHGFMTPRYAPASPVYDSPPPSYRPTSPMPYSASPYYSPTTPVYSPSSPVYSPYSLVYSPHDPSVASYSPTSPLYSPTAPSYSPMSPQYTPSSPSYSPNSAADSNPASQIYSPTSPHYSPTSPDYSLAHDTEYSPTSPRYSPTSPGYSLAHDTDYSPTSPGYSPTSPGYSPNVQN, from the exons ATG GAGGTAATGTCTGTGCTGGAAATCGACTCCACAGATGGCCTGTCAGATCCAAAACTAGGCGCCACTGTTAACCACAAGAGGCAGGCTCGATGCGCAACATGTGATGCAGGTCCAGCTGACTGTCCTGGCCACTTTGGCCACCTTGTGCTCGCCAAGCCCATCTTTCACATTGGCTTCATGCGGACTGTGCTAGCAGTGCTCCGATGCGTCTGCATCAGTTGCTCTAGGCTCCTTGCCAACCAG GGCATAGTGACGAAAGCTCTGAGAATTAGAAATTCGAAAAATAGGTTAAAATATATGTCTGAAGCTTGCAAAGGACATACTGAATGTCTTGAGGGTGATTGTCCTGAGACTCAGAATAAGAAGGATGTAGATAGTACAAAGATAAAAAGTGGCTGTGGTCATGTACAGCCAATCATCAGAGTTGAAGGCATGGGCATTAAAGCTGAATATAAAGCTCCGAAGAGGAATTTGGGATGCACTGAGCAACTTCCTGAAGCTGATGAACAGAGACAGAGCCTTTCTCCAGAGAAG GTTATGGAAATCCTCAAACTTATAAGTGACAGCGATTGCCTTCTATTAGGCTTGAATCCAAGGTATGCTCGTCCTGAATGGATGATACTGCAAGTGCTTCCTATTCCTCCACCATCAGTTAGACCTTCTGTTGTCATGAGCAATTCCATGAGGAGTGAG GATGATCTGACACATCAGCTTGCGATGATTATTAGGCAGAACAAAGATTTGAGAATGAAAATACAAAATGGATGTGCAGCCCACATAATCAATGAGTCTGTGCAGATCTTGCAGTTTCTGGTTGCGACTTACTTCAACAATGAACTCTCGGGTCAACCAAAG TCTACACAGCTTTCCGGACGGCCTATCAAGTCTATATGCTGCCGACTTAAATCTAAAGAAGGTCGTGTTCGAGGGAACCTGATGGGTAAACGTGTTGACTTCTCAGCTCGGACCGTCATCACACCAGATCCGAACATTAGCATAGATGAGCTGGGGGTGCCCTGGAGTATAGCTTTGAACTTAACATTCCCAGAGACAGTTACTCCATATAATATCGAGAG ACTCAAGCAACTTGTAGAGTATGGGGCCTATCCTCCCCCTTGCAAGACTGGAGCCAAGTTCATAGTAAGGGATGACGGGAGGAGGTTTGATCTCAGATACCTGAGGAAAAGCAGTGACCAGCATTTAGAAGTTGGTTTCAAG GTTGAGAGGCACTTGGCTGATGGAGACTATGTTGTTTTTAATCGACAACCTAGTCTCCACAAAATGTCCATCATGGGGCATCGTGTTAAAATTATGCCTTATTCAACCTTCCGGTTGAACTTGTCAGTTACTACACCATATAATGCAGATTTTGACGGTGATGAAATGAACATGCATGTTCCTCAGTCATTTGAAACCAGAGCAGAGGTTCTGGAACTGATGATGGTTCCAAAATGCATTGTTTCTCCACAATCTAATCGGCCCGTTATGGGGATTGTCCAGGATACACTCCTTGGATGTTTCAAAATTTCCAGAAGAGATACATTCATTGAAAAG GACGTGTTTATGAATATCTTGATGTGGTGGGAAGACTTTGATGGGAAGATCCCTACGCCTGCCATATTGAAACCAAAGCTGATGTGGACTGGGAAGCAAGTTTTCAGCTTGATCATTCCAAGGCAGATTAATCTTATAAGGTTTTCAGCTTGGCACTCAGAAGTGGAGATTGGATTCAATACTCCTGGGGACACTGTTGTTAGGATAGAGAAGGGACATCTTCTATCTGGTACTCTCTGCAAAAGAACTCTTGGAACCTCAACTGGAAGTTTAGTCCATGCCATATG GGCGGAGATTGGACCGGATGCTGCTAGCAAGTTTTTAAGTCATACGCAATGGCTTGTGAACTATTGGCTTTTACAGAATGGCTTTAGTATTGGAATTGGTGATAGCATTGTTGACATGGCAACAATGGAAAAAATTACTGATATAATTTCAAAAGCAAAGAATGGGGTGAAGGACCTTATCCAACTTTCACGTGACCGACAGTTAGGGGCTGAGCCAGGGCAAACTGTGCTGGAAGCGTTTGAAAATAGAGTAAATCAG GTATTGAACAAGGCCCGTGATGATGCAGCAAGTTGTGCTCAGAGGAGCTTATCTGATAGCAATAATTTAAAGGCAATGGTCGCTGCTGGCTCTAAGGGAAGTTTCATTAATATTGCACAAATGACTGCTTGTGTTGGTCAGCAGAATGTTGTGGGCAAGCGCATTCCATTTGGCTTCACTAATCGAACACTGCCTCACTTCCTAAAAGATGATTATGGACCTGAAAGCCGTGGTTTTGTGGAGAATTCATATATTCTTGGTCTAACACCCCAGGAATTCTTCTTTCATGCTATGGGTGGTAGAGAAGGTCTCATTGACACTGCAGTTAAGACATCTGAAACTGGATATATTCAGCGTCGTCTTGTCAAGGCTATGGAAGATGTCATGGTCAAATATGACGGTACAGTTAGGAACTCACTGAGCCACGTAATTCAGTTCTTGTATGGTGAAGATGGGATGGATGCTGTATCTATTGAGTCACAAAAACTGGAGTCTCTGAAGATGAAAAAGACTGAGTTTGACAGCACTTTCCAGTATGAGTTGCATGATGACAACTGGAACCCAGGTTACTTGCTTCAGCAACATGCTACGGACTTGAGAGACATTCCTGAAATCAGGGAGGTGTTTGATTCCGAGGTCCAAATAATACAAGCTGACCGCTACCTGCTCGCGAGCGAGATTGCTAAAAATGGCGAAAATACATGGCCGATGCCAGTGAATTTAAAAAGGATCATATGGAATGCTCAGAAGACATTTAAGATTGATGTGAATAAGCCCTCCCTCGATTTGCACCCAATGGAGATTGTTGAAGCTGTGGATAAGCTGCAAGCCAGACTACGAGTTGTTGATGGTGTCGATCCAATAAGCATCGAGGCTCAAAAGAATGCTACCTTGCTGTTCAATATCCTACTTCGCAGCACGCTAGCTAGCAAGAGAGTCTTGAAAGAGTATGGGCTTACCAGGGACGCTTTCCAGTGGGTTATTGGGGAAATAGAAACCCGTTTTCATCAGTCCTTGGTATCTCCAGGTGAAATGGTTGGTTGTGTGGCTGCACAATCCATTGGTGAACCTACAACCCAAATGACACTGAACACGTTCCATTATGCCGGTGTCAGTGCTAAGAATGTCACTCTAGGTGTTCCCAGGCTGATAGAAATCATTAATGTTGCAAAGAGCATAAAAACTCCTTCATTGTCTGTTTACCTGAAACCTGAGGTGAACAAGAAGAAAGAACTGGCTAAGAACGTTCAGTGTGCTTTGGAATACACCTCTCTGCAGAGTGTGACCCGTGCTACCGAGCTATGGTATGACCCTGATCCTACAGATACTGTTATTGAAGAAGATGCTGAACTTGTCAAGTCATTCTGTGAAATGCCTGATGATGACATTGACCTGGAGACAGTGTCCCCTTGGTTGCTTCGAATTGAACTGGATCGTGAGATGATGATTGACAAGAAGTTGAGCATCATTAACattgtggataagatcaaatatgAGTTCGGCACTGACCTAACATGCATCTACTCTGATGATAATGCCGACAAGCTTATCCTTAGAGTGCGCATGGTTAAGCATGAAAAGGAAGTTCCAAGAGAAGGTGATGATTTTGCTCAGGATGAGCTCTTCCTCAAACAGATAGAGAGCTTTATGTTGGCAAAGATGTCGCTCTGCGGCATACCTGAGATATCCAAGGTGTTTATCAAGTCTGGAAAGATCACCAAGTTCAATCGAAAGGAAGGGTTCATAACAGATGTGGAGTGGATGCTTGACACGGAAGGGGTTAATCTCTTGCAAGTACTGtgcaatgaagatgttgatgcgtCGAGAACGACTAGCAACCATCTGATTGAAGTAATAGAAGTGCTTGGAATTGAGGCTGCTCGCCGAACATTGTTGCATGAGTTGCGGGAAGTCATCTCCTTTGATGGATCTTATGTGAACTATCGTCATTTGGCAATTCTCTGCGACTTAATGACACACAAAGGTTATTTGATGGCCATCACCAGGCATGGCATCAACAAGAATGACACAGGGCCCCTTATGAGATGCTCATTTGAGGAAACTGCTATGATCTTACTAGATGCTGCTGCATATGCCGAAACTGATCCAGTTGGAGGTGTCTCTGAGAACATTATGCTGGGTCAGCTGGCACCGGTTGGCACAGGGGCCTGTGAGTTGTATCTGAACACTGGGATGTTGCAGCAGGCCATGGACACTGATCTCCCAAGCTACACTGATGGTCTAGGTGATGCCATGAAGGGCACATATTCGCAGCTCTCTGAAGAAACTCCTTATCTGTCATCACCGAGTTTGCTAAGCCCATATGAATCTTCACCATTTGGAGATACTCGGTTTTCACCCTATATCAGTGGACTTACTTCCTCGCCGTTCAGAACAACAAATCAATACCGTCCAGTCCCACCAAGTTACAGCCCAATAACTCCACCATACTCCCCCTTTAACTCTACACCCAATTCTTATAATCCCATCTCACCGGTGTACAATCATGTATCGCAAGTCTACAATCCTGTGTCACCGGTATACAATTCTGCCTCTTCGGTCCATGGTTCCATGTCACCGGTATACAATTCTGCCTCTTCGGTCCATGGTTCCATGTCACCGGTGCACGGTTTCATGACACCTCGATATGCTCCTGCTTCTCCAGTTTATGATTCCCCGCCACCTTCTTACAGGCCTACGTCGCCCATGCCCTATTCGGCTTCACCTTATTACAGCCCTACCACCCCTGTATATAGCCCTTCTTCACCTGTTTACAGTCCATATTCATTGGTGTACAGTCCTCATGATCCCTCCGTGGCATCCTATAGCCCGACTTCCCCTCTGTACAGTCCAACTGCACCTAGTTACTCTCCTATGTCACCCCAGTATACCCCAAGCTCGCCAAGTTACTCTCCTAACTCTGCTGCTGACAGCAACCCAGCTTCCCAGATTTACAGCCCTACTTCTCCCCATTACTCCCCCACTTCACCCGATTACTCATTGGCTCATGACACAGAGTACAGCCCGACTTCTCCCCGATACTCTCCCACGTCACCCGGTTACTCCCTGGCTCATGACACAGACTACAGCCCCACCTCTCCTGGTTATAGCCCGACTTCACCAGGCTACAGTCCAAATGTGCAGAATTAG
- the LOC124682922 gene encoding U3 small nucleolar ribonucleoprotein protein IMP4-like has translation MLRRNTRLRKEYLYRKSLEGKERQHYEKKRLVRQALDEGKPIPTELRNEELALRREIDLDDQDRAVPSSIIDDEYAGSTLREPKILLTTSRNPSAPLTQFVKELKVVFPNSQRMNRGGQVISEIVESCRSHEITDLILVHEHRGQPDGLIVCHLPLGPTAYFGLLNVVTRHDIKDRKAMGKMSEAYPHLILDNFTTKPGERTANILKHLFPVPKPDSKRLITFANRDDYISFRHHIFEKQGGPKSIDLKEVGPRFELRLYQIKRGTVDQSEAQNEFVLRPYINTAKKQKTLGV, from the exons ATGCTGCGGCGGAACACGCGGCTGCGCAAGGAGTACCTCTACCGGAAGAGCCTCGAGGGGAAGGAGCGGCAGCACTACGAGAAGAAGCGCCTCGTCCGGCAGGCGCTCGATGAGGGCAAACCCATCCCCACCGAGCTCCGCAACGAGGAGCTCGCCCTCCGCCGCGAGATCGACCTCGATGACCAGGACCGGGCAG TTCCGAGCAGCATCATAGATGACGAGTACGCCGGTTCCACGCTCCGCGAGCCCAAGATTCTCTTGACCACATCGCGCAACCCGAGCGCCCCCCTTACCCAGTTTGTAAAG GAGCTGAAAGTCGTGTTTCCAAACTCACAGAGGATGAACCGTGGTGGTCAG GTGATATCAGAAATCGTTGAGTCCTGCCGATCACACGAGATCACTGATCTTATTTTGGTGCATGAACATCGTGGTCAGCCCGATGGTTTGATTGTCTGCCATCTCCCGTTAGGTCCAACTGCATATTTTGGGTTACTCAACGTG GTAACACGGCATGATATCAAAGATAGGAAGGCGATGGGCAAAATGTCAGAAGCTTACCCACATTTGATACTGGACAACTTCACAACCAAG CCTGGTGAAAGGACGGCTAATATATTGAAGCATCTCTTTCCTGTGCCAAAGCCAGACTCGAAGCGTCTAATCACTTTTGCCAATAGGGACGACTACATCTCTTTCAG GCATCATATCTTCGAGAAGCAAGGTGGCCCAAAATCCATCGACCTGAAGGAGGTTGGCCCCCGCTTCGAGTTGCGACTCTACCAG ATCAAACGAGGAACTGTGGACCAAAGTGAAGCACAAAATGAGTTTGTGCTACGGCCATACATCAATACTGCTAAGAAGCAGAAAACTCTTGGGGTCTGA